A genomic segment from Lignipirellula cremea encodes:
- a CDS encoding 6-pyruvoyl trahydropterin synthase family protein: MTASYRVFLEKEQLVFSAAHFITFNGNICERLHGHNWRVSAEVSGPLDENSYVIDFIALRDELQAIIAELDHRMLLPTGHPTIEVHASEREVEARFEDRRWVFPREDCILLPIINTTAELIAHYLAGRLLAALKTRGVDVPERLVIGVDENFGQWALCELTPSRAETT; this comes from the coding sequence ATGACCGCCTCGTACCGTGTGTTTCTGGAAAAAGAGCAGCTGGTGTTTAGCGCCGCGCACTTTATCACCTTCAACGGCAATATCTGCGAGCGGCTGCACGGCCACAACTGGAGGGTGTCGGCCGAGGTCAGCGGGCCGCTGGATGAGAACTCCTACGTGATCGACTTCATCGCCCTGCGGGACGAGCTCCAGGCGATTATCGCCGAGCTCGACCACCGGATGCTGCTGCCGACCGGCCATCCCACGATTGAAGTCCACGCCTCCGAACGCGAGGTCGAAGCCCGGTTCGAAGATCGCCGCTGGGTCTTCCCGCGGGAAGACTGCATCCTGCTGCCGATCATCAACACGACCGCCGAGCTGATCGCCCACTACCTGGCAGGACGATTACTGGCCGCCCTCAAGACCCGGGGAGTCGACGTCCCGGAACGCCTGGTAATCGGCGTAGATGAAAACTTCGGCCAGTGGGCCCTTTGCGAACTCACGCCTTCGCGCGCGGAAACGACTTGA